A genomic window from Rattus norvegicus strain BN/NHsdMcwi chromosome 9, GRCr8, whole genome shotgun sequence includes:
- the Sult1c3 gene encoding sulfotransferase 1C1 isoform X1: protein MSLEKMKDLHLGEQDLQPETREVNGILMSKLMSDNWDKIWNFQAKPDDLLIATYAKAGTTWTQEIVDMIQNDGDVQKCQRANTYDRHPFIEWTLPPPLNSGLDLANKMPSPRTLKTHLPVHMLPPSFWKENSKIIYVARNAKDCLVSYYYFSRMNKMLPDPGTLGEYIEQFKAGKVLWGSWYDHVKGWWDVKDQHRILYLFYEDMKEDPKREIKKIAKFLEKDISEEVLNKIIYHTSFDVMKENPMANYTTLPSSIMDHSISPFMRKGMPGDWKNYFTVAQSEDFDEDYRRKMAGSNITFRTEI from the exons ATGTCCTTGGAAAAAATGAAAGACCTTCACCTTGGTGAACAGGACCTACAGCCAGAAACCAGAGAAGTGAATGGGATTCTCATGTCCAAGTTGATGAGTGATAACTGGGACAAAATCTGGAACTTCCAAGCAAAGCCTGATGATCTCCTTATTGCAACCTATGCAAAAGCAG GTACCACCTGGACGCAGGAAATTGTGGACATGATCCAAAATGATGGGGATGTTCAAAAATGCCAACGGGCCAACACCTATGACCGACATCCTTTCATTGAGTGGACTTTGCCTCCACCCCTCAACTCAG GTCTGGATCTGGCTAACAAAATGCCATCACCTAGAACCCTGAAGACTCATCTGCCTGTTCATATGCTTCCACCTTCCTTCTggaaagaaaactcaaaa ATTATCTATGTGGCCAGAAATGCCAAGGACTGCCTGGTATCTTACTATTACTTCTCAAGAATGAATAAAATGCTGCCTGACCCTGGTACCCTGGGAGAATACATTGAACAGTTCAAAGCTGGAAAAG tGCTGTGGGGCTCCTGGTATGACCATGTAAAGGGATGGTGGGATGTGAAAGACCAACACCGTATTCTGTATCTCTTCTATGAAGACATGAAAGAG GACCCTAAAAGAGAAATTAAGAAGATAGCAAAATTCCTGGAAAAAGACATATCAGAGGAAGTTCTTAATAAAATCATCTACCACACCTCCTTTGATGTAATGAAGGAAAACCCAATGGCCAACTATACCACTCTACCCTCCAGTATCATGGACCACTCTATATCTCCTTTCATGAGGAAAG GGATGCCTGGAGACTGGAAGAACTACTTTACTGTGGCACAAAGTGAGGATTTTGATGAAGACTACCGGAGGAAGATGGCAGGGAGCAATATTACCTTCCGCACAGAGATCTGA